In the Azospirillum humicireducens genome, TCGTGGTCTGCCTGGGCGCCGGCAACATCACCCAATGGGCGAATGCCCTGCCGGGCGAGCTGTCGGCCCTCTACGGCGCCGGTCGATGACGGCGGCGCCCCGGATGAACGCCCCCGACGGCCATCTGATCCAACGGATGCCCGTCGTGCGCGGCCGGTTGACCGCCGACGCCCCGCTGGCGCCGGTGACGTGGTTCCGCGTCGGCGGCCCGGCGGAGGTGATGTTCCGCCCGGCCGACGCCGACGACCTCGCCGACTTCCTGGCGGCCCTGCCCGCCGAGGTGCCGGTGACGGTGATCGGCGTCGCCTCCAACCTGCTGGTGCGGGACGGCGGTGTGCCGGGCGTCACCATCCGCCTCGGCCGCGGCTTCACCGATATCGCTGCCGACGGCATGACGCTGAACGCCGGGGCGGCGGCGCTCGACCTCAACGTCGCCATGGTCGCCCGAGATGCCGGCATCGCCGGGCTGGAGTTCCTGTCGGGCATTCCCGGCACCATCGGCGGTGCCTTGCGCATGAACGGCGGCGCCTATGGCCGCGAGCTGGCCGATGTGCTGGTCTCCGCCACCGCCGTCGCGCGCGACGGCCGGCGGCTGGAGTTCAGCCATGCCGGCATGGGCTTCACCTACCGCCACAGCGCAGCGCCGGAGGATTGCATCTTCACCGGCGCCATCCTGCGCGGCGAACCCGG is a window encoding:
- the murB gene encoding UDP-N-acetylmuramate dehydrogenase translates to MTAAPRMNAPDGHLIQRMPVVRGRLTADAPLAPVTWFRVGGPAEVMFRPADADDLADFLAALPAEVPVTVIGVASNLLVRDGGVPGVTIRLGRGFTDIAADGMTLNAGAAALDLNVAMVARDAGIAGLEFLSGIPGTIGGALRMNGGAYGRELADVLVSATAVARDGRRLEFSHAGMGFTYRHSAAPEDCIFTGAILRGEPGNPLEIARRMAEISDKRADSQPVRSRTGGSTFKNPDGHKAWELIDRAGCRGLSIGDAQVSEKHCNFLINNGMATAAQLEALGEEVRRRVFETSGVTLDWEIKRIGIPAAEGSTAQ